GATGAGCTCTCTGCCAATCCATGTCAGGATCACACGGGCCTCAGACATCACCATGCATGCAGAGATGGATGCTTCCGTTGGTGATGTGATCAACAGAGCACCCAGCATCGGTCCATACCTGCTGCGTAATTGCTATGATGACAGATAGCACTGTGTGTCAAAATGTGTTTGGAACCACTGAGCAAGTGAGCATACGTGTGGTTAATTAGGTATTACAAAACTGAATATCGAAAAGGAAATATAGCGATCGACTCGAGGGATTTAGTTACGTGGAAGAAAATCCGACGCGGAAAATTGTTCACAACAAAGCTGCCAGCATGGTGCACAAGTGAAAAGCTGAACACCTGAAATATCCTGGTGAGAGCTAGGCATGTGATcagtgtgaactagattattgactagaaTGTTGATGAGACGGTGGTTTTCTATAGGCATGGAGACTTTCAAGTTCAAACACAGTGCAGATTCATTTGCAAGGTGGCCAGAATATGCATACAGAAAAAAAGATTTCATTTCCCTTTGAGATGCAGCTTAGTCAGGAAACATATCAAACCGAACCACTAATTCAGATTCAGATACGACCAATTCAAGAGTTAATTCAGATTCAGGTACAACTCCAGACGACTGTTGTCATGCGTCGGGATGCGCGCGCATATGGACGGACCCAAAAGCCTTAATTACTCAAACAGGCTGTCATTTGAACGTTTCGTCACACACACCACACGCTTCCCATGTgcaaaccctagctagctcaaaaAACCTGCGAGAACATTGTTGCCCTGTCCTCAGCCACCTTTGAGGTTTTAACCCAGAGAGAGAGACAGGACACGGCCCCAGGGCCTATAAATAGCCGCTCTCGCAGCAAGAGAGACACCAAACCAAACACAAAGGACTTCCAGGAGCCCCCAGCACCCCAGGCACAAGAAAGTAGTGTTATTAGTTCGAGTAGAACATCACATCTCACCTGAAGATGTCTTCTGGGTCGTCGTCTCGGAGCAACTCCCCGAGCTCGGACTCGGAGTGGAGCAAGGAGAACAAGATGTTCGAGGAGGCGCTCGCCTACTACGGCGTGAGCTCCCCCAACCTCTGGGAGAAGGTGGCCAGCGCCATGGGGGGTACCAAGTCTGCTGAGGAGGTGCGCCGCCACTTCCAGATCCTTGTCGACGACATCAACAACATCGAGCACGGCCGCATCCCCTTCCCCAAGTACAAGACCCAAGGATTCTGGACCTAGTAAAAGGTATAATTCTCAACGGGCATAGGATACTCTGATGTTAACAAAGTTTTCAGTTGAGCATAACCGTACCAGTTACTGCTGTATTTGTCTGCTTCCTGGGAAAAGTATGCTACGCATGACTGTGTCGTTTGCATAAAGATGTTTTTTTAACTCTAAAGGCATAGCATGCAGGGGTATTTatgtatttttctttttatttaggcGTTACTTACCACCATGCATACATGATGACTGGCACCATCAACTCTATGAGCCAAACTGCTTAATTGCAGCCACCCTGGCCCAATTTATCGGTGGTTAATCTTAGCACTATCAGACAATTTCCCTACTTTCAGAACAAAAACTTGGATGGGTCTCGAAGTCTTTCTCTAAATAGGCTTTCACgacactttataaataaagcaactaaCCAATCCTAGCAAGGTGGCGAAAAATAAAAGTTTGTTGGGGCAACAACACAAGCATGCCCAAAGAAAACACAAAAGAAAAGCGAAAAAAGGTCACCAAGTGGCCACAACATCGTTGGGTCACCGGTGGAGCGATGCGCCAAGCCGTGTCATGTAGTGCGTCCAACATCTGCCCCAGCCAGTCCCAGTCCTGCTGCCTAACCAACAGGTGCCGGTGCTGCAAGAACACAAGAAATTTGAAGAAGGCATCAGAGGCCTGTCGAATGAGTCTTTCTCCCTCGTGCTTTCAACTCGCAAGACTATTTCTTttaataaattttctctagatcttATGCTATCTAGATACACATTTGCCTAACCTCATGCCTACACAgaacaaaacaaaagaaagaaagaacaagCCCCTTTCATTTGAGTATCTGTATTTTTGTTCAGAGTTTAGATAAGCTTACAGTGCAAGTGTTTTCATGTTTTCAGGATGAAGCTGTATAAACTCCAGTGGTGGACATTGAACAAAGTTGTACAAACTTCATCTCTTAGGAAGCAATCAACCCAACATTGGTTAGAATAACATGAGGAAAAGGAGTATTGTCTATTGTGTGTACAAAGTATTATTAGTTTAAGGTGAAGTCTGTCCCTATGTTGTTGTAGGTTCTCGTTTACATTCATGTACTGTGTGTTGTCTATTAGAGTATATTGGTATATCTCTCTATCTCCTAACTTATCTCTAGGATTTGTAATACATCTCTCTTATGTTAAACAGTGTTCCTAGGAAGTTGTTTAAAGGCAGAAGGGGAGTAAGGCAGGGTGATCCGTTCTCAATTACTATTTGTTTTCGCGGCTGCTTTTTTACAGGCCATATTGAATAATGCCATGGACATGAGCATTTTGCAGCCCCCTATCAGATTCTTTTCATGCACAAAGCTTACTATTctccaatatgcagatgatacattAATAGTCTTACAAGCTAGTCCAACACAACTCACTAAGTTGAAAGGTCCAATTGATCTTTTTTCTAGAGCATCTGGATTGAAGGTGAACTATCACAAGTCTAATTGATACCCATTAATGTGTCTGAATCTAAAGCCCGTGGTCCCTCGTGAATTTTGAACTGCCATACTGCAACTTTTCCATTAACATATTGAGCACTCCTCTTGGTTTTTGCAAACCAAGAATGGAGCATTTCACGTATATTATTGATATCCAAAAAGGTTGAGTGTTTGTTCTCAACACTTGAGTTATGATGGTAGGCTCTTAATGGTGAATGTTTTCTTGGCAACATAAACCCTCAAAGAGGGTTTTAGTTTTTATTTATATGCAACCCCAATGGTGTACAACAATCAACTTTCCAAACAGAAAGGAGATTGATTCCAGAGCCTCCTTAGACTTAAAATTAGAAGATTTTTTGCATAAGACAGAAAGACTAGAGGAAGATATCTCAATAAAAGCTTTTTTAGCTAGAGAGTGAGTAATTGATAGGTGCAAACCCGttgaacgagttcacgcccgagggtggcccgatcttcacattgtaggatcgaatcgggagggataaGTAGCTGCAAGCAAtcgggataactagctttatacctgccaaggttggatgcaacccgtacgtgGGATGGCTAGCCGGAGCTACAAAAACTCCAACTCGCTGCCCGAACAATTGCACAACCATAAACCTGGACTAACCCACACAAAATGGCCGGAACCGTAGAGCATGAATTAGGGGAATCCAGAGGCTCCTTCTTGCGAATCCACAAGAGCAATagtagcaagatctctcggatcttAAAAGTCTACAAGCTTGTAGCTAAGGTGGTATTTTTGGCTAAAAAGTCCATAGAGGATGGGGAAGATGGAGTTATATAACCAGGGACAACCCCCATGGATATGTGTGATGGAAGCTAGTTTTGGGAACCGGCATAGGTGTGAAAACAAACCAACTTCAAGACTTAATGGGGTAGCTTCTGAAAATCTCCTGTGAAGATGCGAACAGTTGACCCTGACCGAACACTGTTTTTTCAATGTCTGAACATTGTTTCTTCAGCAGCGAGCTTGGGCTTCAGGAAGTCTTTCGCAAAATGCGGTTGGCTAAACTCGAGTAGAACAATGTTTTGCTAGAGTTGGAAAATTGTTTTCTCCAACGACAACCTTGTTTCTTCATGAGCTTCTAACTTTGTTTCTTCGTCATTAAAACATTGTTTCTACATGGACTAGATGTCATTGGCCTTCTTCCATGTTGCATCTGGGTTCAATCAATAGCAAGAAaggtgaaggcacaaccatgtGTTCAAGATTATAGTAAGAACTTAATTTAGCGTTCACCCGGGCATGTGTTTGCTTGATCCAGCTTAGTACTTCTTTCCAACTAAATTGTGCACTTTTCTAAAATGTCGTGTATGATGTGCCCATGTACTCATCAATAATGACATTCCCAGACCTGGGAATGGACTTGATCTTGCATGATCTTAGATGAGAAGAGTAATTCAGAAATTCAACAAGCACATGTCTGATCTTCCAGTGTCCTAGATTCTTCAATAAATTCTTTGCTCTTGcagctttgataacccacaagtgtaggggatcagttgtagccttcccaataagtaagagtgtcgaacccaacgaggagctaaaggtagaattaatattctctcaagttctatcaaccaccgatacaactctacacacacttaacatttgctttacctagaacaagaaataaaactactttACGAGAATAAAAAGATAGCTTTGCAAGAATATAAAAGATTTAGGTGTTGTTTTAATAAGAGAATAATAAAGAAAagggttttggaaaaaaaataagtGAAAGGATTGTCCCTTGGCAATTGGATATGAAATGATAGTGATAATCCTCTATTGCAGTTTTTTTATGTGGGACAGGCCTAAGCTAACATACTATCCGTACTTGGATCATACGTTCTTATGaatggaactctagaaagcatccgcaaataccaaagattcattaaggtaaaacccaaccgtagcattaagTTCTAATGTCCCCTTTAATCCCACATGCAACAACTAACAAGTGGAGTTTAGCTTTCTGTCATTCCCACAACACACTATAAGCAAATCAATCACATATTGCAACACTCTACAACGTGAATCCCACTCATGTGCGTGAAATGacgggcaccataggacaacaccataatagCATACAACTCATATCAACCATAGCATATCACAATTAACCCATAGGATAAAAAGAAACTACTCAGACACAATAGAgatgcaacacatcattggataataatatatagcattaaaCACCATGTTCAGGTATAGACTATAGCGGGGTGAGAGAGGGTACATCATTGCAGGGAGAGGGTGAAAGATGTTGGTAACGGCGGTGAGTTGATGGAGATGATCGTCCTCGAGATGATTCCCCTTGCAGTGCTCCGACACCACCAGGAGACAGGGGGAGAGTGTCCCCCTCCTTATTCTTACTAGGCCTTACCCCTAGATGAGAGaagtttccccctctggtccttggcctccatggctcccggagggagggagcccctccgagattggatctctcctcctctgtttctctctgttttcgGTACTGTTTTCTGGCCGAACAGCATTTCTTTTATAGCCAGAGATCCGTAAATCTAATcgggctgaaattttgagaggatttttctccggaaattagctttcttgcggtgaaagaagatCTCCAACCAACTTAAGGGCTGCCTAGACATGCCCATGGCGCTGCAAGGGGGTGGTCGTGCCCCCTGCCTGTGTGGGGTCCTCGGGCATCGTTTTGTGTTGATTCCTTCacctaaaaatcacatatattcctgaaaaatcatattaaatcgcCAGAATATTTTGACCTTCCTAGATATTGATTTTTTGTTAAACCAAAACCAAGCAAAAAATATGAATTGGCACTGCCAGTAGATTAATAAGTTCATCTAGAAAAATTATCTAAAAGTGCACGAAAACCATATATATTTGATGTTAACAtaccatgaatacttcataaattatagatacattggagacatatcaagcttCGACTAGATTCCTGCAACCAAAGAAGAAAGCAACAAAATTCCATCCAAGAGCTTTAACCGTCGCTGCTGCTAGTGTTAATCCTAGTGCTTCAGCCTACAAGATAGAAGGCAttttttttgcagaagcttgaacaAATATAGTATGATTGTTAGAATCATTTTTGAGAAAAATTCCAAGTCCAGCTTCATCTTTCGTTGTCTCCAGATTGTAAGTTGCATCACTTAAGCCGAGAGAACTACATATTGAGACTGTGTGTTTGGATCTTGGTAAGGTGGATCATTGTTGATGATGCAGCCTATTTTGATCTCCTATTCTCCTCTTTTAACCCTGCATTAAGCATTGCATTTTGTAGCATAGATGACATGCATATGACTCCAGTTTTTCTTATTAAAAAGAAGATCATTCCTAGCTTTCCAAATATCCCATAGAAGTGTAAAAGTAGTATCGAGATTTAATTCAACATGATGAGAACACTTAGCCATTTGAATCGCATGAGTGCATATaaattaggactaaattcatgagACTTGAGACCTAATATGAACCATATGAGATATTACATTTAAAGAAGAGATGAAGATCTGTTTCAGTATCACCACATCCGTAACATTCTTTTTTAATATGAGTAGAATATTTGGATCCTCTTACTCCTGTAGCTAGTACCCATCTTAAAATTCTTCAAGCAAAATTTTTGACCCTAGGagccaattttttttcttttgcaaaccTAATTAAACGAAGAAATCTTAGTCGCTGAACTAGCATTGTCTTGGGCTTGGGACCAGAATTGGGTTTCCTGCCTCAAAGCTTTGTAAGCACTTTCTGTGGTGCATTCTGCATTAGAAGTGTGAGTCCAACATAAAGTATCATCCATGTTAACATTAATGATAGGAGTATCTAAAATTTTGTTTTTAAATACTCATCAAAGAATATGCTAATTTTATCATCATCTCAACTTTTACAATTGGGTTTTCAAAGATCACCCACAACTTTGGGACCAGGCCTATCTAAACTTGGGTAAAGATGATCATAAAATTTATCCCAATGTTTGCACCAAAGACCATTCCAAATGAAAGTAGTTACATTAGCAATTTGAGTTTGAATAGCCCTGCAAATGAAAGGAAGAATTTTGAGGATAGATAACCAGAAAGCAGATTTAGGAACATGAACATTGGCTTTCCAAATAGAAGAGTCATGAAAATATTTGGCTTTGAGAATTTTAGTAAAAAGGGAAGTGGGATTCTTAATAATTGTCCAAGCCGTTGCAGCAACAATGGACTTGTTCATCGTATATAAATATCTTATGCCTAGGCCACCTTTATGCATAGGTTTTCAATTATCATCCCAAGCTCTAAAGCAAATAGGTTTAGAATCATTGTCCTTGTCGATATGATTCCACCAGAATTTTCTAATAATGGAAGTGAGTTTATTGATTGTGGATTTATGTAATGATATTAGACATGGAATAGATAGGGAGAGGAGCAAAAGCCGATTTAATAAGAGTGAGCCTCCCTGCCTGAGACAACTTGTTTGCCTTGTAACAATTAAGTTCGTACCTAAATTTATCAACAAATGAAATTATAAGCCGCATGCCTATTTTTACCATGAAGAATAAGAGGATGTCCAAGATGAGTAGTATTACAATCCATATTAGGAAAATGGAATAACGTTTTAATTGGGTTCCTCATATTATCACCAGTATACTTACTATGGCAGATTTATTCTAGTTAGGGGTTTGCCCAGAAACAACACTAAACTGATTGATGATAGAAGCAATAGTTTTTTCATCAGTATTATCTGCCATGCCACACACAATGAGATCATCACCAAACATCAGAGAGTGAATAGGGGGACAACCTAGCCCTAGATGGATACTGCTCAAATGATTGTCATTTAAAACCTTCTGCATGGAAACCGAAAACTCGTTAACTACAAAGATAAAGAGATACGGCGACAAAGGGCAGGCTTGTTGGATGCCTCGGGAACCCCTAAAGCTGCCAAACGGCTGCCCATTAATGTTAACAGTAAAGGTggcagaagaaatgtattccatgATTAAATCTATGAAATGACCATGCAATCCTTTACATAGCAAAGCCCTCTGCTACTTctttgagcttgcgttgattttttccttgaagaggaaagggtgatgcagcaaagtagagataagtatttacctcagttaagaaccaagatatcaagccagtaggaggcacaagcaagtctccaatctatgcatctgcacaaactaacaaacacttgcactcaatgCGAAAaatgttgtcaatcccttcacggtctcgaacaagagtgagatctaatagagatatgtataaaagataaacaaaaaaggcaaactaaagtaaatataaataaattgcagaaatgtatttttgggttttttggtttatagatctacaaatatatgatggaaaatagacccgggggccataggtttcctaGAGGCtcctctcttgaaagaaaacatacggtgggtaaacaaattaccgtcgagcaattgatagaaaagcacaaatttATGACGATATcataggcaatgattatgaatataggcatcacgtccgtgtcaagtagaacgactcctacctgtatctactactattactccacacatctagagtattaagttcataagaacagagtaacgccttaagtatgatgacatgacgtagagggatagactcaagcaatatgatgaaaaccctatatttttacccttgatggcaacaatacaatatgtcctcgctacccctactttgtcactgggtgaggacaccacaagattgaacccaaaactaagcacctctcccattgcaagaaataccaatttagttggacaaaccaaaccgataattcgaagagaaatacaaagatatttaatcatgcataaaagagttcagaaaagactcatataatattcatagataatgtgatcataaatccacaattcataggatctcgacaaacacaccgcaaaagaatattacatcagatagaactccaagaacatcgaggagaacattgcattgaagatcaaagagagagaaaaagccatctagatactacctatcactactggaatcaggacctttgccgtcagccagctctttgctgtcagctggctgacggtaaagaatgtctttgccatcagtTTGAAGAAAGCTGACGACAAAGAGAGAGCTGACGGCAAAGGTCATGTTTGCCGTCGGCcaactctttgtcgtccgctagcagacgacaaagagtgtGGGTGGCCCACTAGCGAAGACCACCTAATGGCCACTTTCGTTGTCGTCCGGGAGCGGACGGCAaagtttctttgccgtccgctagcagacggcaaagaaagtagCCAAACTAACatccgttagctaggctctttgccgtctgctggcagacggcaaagaaccgtgccctaacaAAATGCAAACGACGTCCGACcaatctctctgtctctctctctctctctctctctctctctctctctctctctctctctctctctctctctctctctctctctctctctctccgtcccgCCCCCgtgccgcgccgccccgcgtcATCCCgcccccatgccgccgccgccccgcgtcaccccgcccccgtgccgcc
This DNA window, taken from Triticum aestivum cultivar Chinese Spring chromosome 1D, IWGSC CS RefSeq v2.1, whole genome shotgun sequence, encodes the following:
- the LOC123176948 gene encoding protein RADIALIS-like 3, whose translation is MSSGSSSRSNSPSSDSEWSKENKMFEEALAYYGVSSPNLWEKVASAMGGTKSAEEVRRHFQILVDDINNIEHGRIPFPKYKTQGFWT